Within the Gemmatimonadales bacterium genome, the region GAAAGAAGAGCCGGGCCACCAGCAGTACGGGGAACGCGAGCAATGCCGTCACGAGCCGGGGCAGAAGCAGTCCGGGAGAATGGGACAGGGTCGGCAGCAGCCAGGGATTGAGGCTTGGATCGAACGGGGTCATGCCGATGGCAATGCTGTTGGCGCCTGTGGCGGCGTTGACCTGACGGAGGACGAACCCGATACCCAGCACGTCGAGCAGCTGCCCGCTGCCGGCGTCCACACCCATGGCTCCCAGAGCCAGCAGGACGGTCCAGAGGAGGAAGTACGCGACGTCGCCGAAGCGGCCGGCGAGGAGCGGGACGCATTCGAAACAGAGGGCCAGCGCCGCGACGATGAGCACCGCCGGGCCGAGGATGACCAGGTAGGTGAGGAGATAGGTGATCGGCTCGAGTGGCCCCTCGCCGCGGAGCAGGTGCATCGCCATCACGTTCAGCAGGTAGAAGAGACCCACCATGCCGAGGTACGAGGCGGCGCCCAGCCACTTGCCCACGAGGAAGCGAGTGGAAGTGACTGGCGTGGCCGCGATGATCCCGCCGGTCCTGGCCAGCAGGTCGCGTCGAAGGGCATTGCTCGTCAGGTAGAAGCCCACGAAGGTGAGCAGGAACCCGGCGAGCGCGGCCGTCGTGGTCGCGATGACCTGGGAGGTGTACAGCGCCCGTGCGCCGTTGACCACCATCAGCGCCCGGCCGGAGGCAGGATCCGGGATGAGCATGTATGCCATCCCGGAGAGTGCGAGCACCAGCCAGAGCGTCGCGGGACGCCGGAGCCGGAGCTTCAGGTCGGTGAGGACGATCGAGCCGATCTGGCCTCGTGCCGGCGACACCTGTCTACGCCCCCGCCTGCATCAGGTGGACGAATGCGTCCTCGAGGTCAGGCTCCACCGTGCGGGCCGTCGAAAAGGGCTGCGCGTCGGCCACCACGCGCGCGTGAACGCCGTCCGTCTGCCGGACCGCGCGCGTCACCTTCAGCCGCCCTTTCACCTGTTCGTACTCGGCGGAGGGGACGACCGCCTCCCAGACCCGACCGCGCGCCGACTGCAGCAGCGTTTCGGGGGCGGCGCAGGTGACCAGCCGTCCCTCCCGCATCACCGCAATCGTGTCGGCAAGCGACTCCACGTCGGAGACGATGTGCGTGGAGAGGAGCACGAGCTTTCCCTGGCCGAGGTCGGTGAGGAGGTGTCTGAACCGCACCCGTTCCTCGGGGTCAAGGCCGGCGGTCGGTTCATCCACAATCAGGAGGGCAGGATCGTTGAGCAGCGCCTGGGCGATGCCAAGCCGCTGGCGCATGCCGCCGGAAAAGGTGGCGGCGGGGCGGTGGGCCACCGAATGCAAATTCACCGTCTCCAGCAGCTCGTCGACGCGGCTCCGGGAATGCACCCCCTTGAGCCCCGCGAAGTAACTCAGGAACTCGAAGGCGGTGAGGTTGTCATAGACGCCGAAATCCTGGGGCAGGTAGCCCAGCTGTCGGCGGAGCGTCTCCGGCTGCTTCAGGATGTCCACGCCCTGAAAGCTGATCTGGCCGTCGGTCGGTCGAGTGATGGTGGCGACCATCTGCATCAGCGTCGTCTTCCCTGCGCCGTTCGGACCGAGCAGGCCGACCACGCCGGCCTTGAGTTCCAGGGAAACGTCGTTGACGGCGGTGACACCGCCGGAGAAGCGCTTGGTGACGTGGGTGAGTGTGAGCATGTCGGAAACCTAACGGAGTTCCGCCCGCGCCTTCTTGGCGCTCCCGACGGCATACGTGCCGGCGCCCGCCACCACCAGCAACAGGCTCAATCCCACCACCTTGCCCACATACCGGCCCGGATGCGCTTCGCCTTCGGGTGGAATGGCCGCCAGGACAATGGAAATCAGCGATGTGGCCAATCCCATCACGCCGCAGAGTATGGCGACCGGCTTGCCGCCGGGTACGCGCATGACGTCCGGACCGGCGGGCTCCTGTTGCAGCCGAATCATCGCGGCGAACATCGTGAGGTAGGGGAGGAAGAAGGCGACGATGCCGAGGCTGACGAGAATCTCGTACGCCTTCTTGGGGGTTTCTCCCGCCTGGCCGAGGATGGCGCAGATGAGAGCGACGCCGGCCTGGAGCAGGAGCGCCACGTACGGCGTCCCGAAACGCGGGTGCACCTTCCCGAAAGCGCGGGGGAGGTAGTTGTCGATGCCGGCCACGAACGGCAATCGGGCCGGCGCCGCGAGCCAGGCGCTGACCCCGCCCAGCGTGCTCACGACGATCAGGAAGGCGGCGAGGGGTGCGAGGCCCGTCACCCCGAGCCGGGCGCCGGTGGCGGTGATGGCGTCCATGATGCCCGAGAGGCCGGTGACCTCGGCGCGGGGCACCGCGACCAGGATCGCCAGTGTGCCGAGGATGTACAGGGCCGCGATGACGACGCCGGCGATGGCGATTGCTCGCGGGATGGTCCGACGAGGATTCTCGATTTCCTCACCCATGAACGAACCGGCCTCGAGGCCGCTCAATCCGAACGCGATCGTGGCCCAGAAGATCAGGTCCTTGAGGCCGGTGCCGGGCAGGAGGCTCGCGGGTGTGATCGGCGTGGCGGAACCGTATTTCAGGCCGACAATCAGCCCCATGACGATCAGGATGGTCAGGGCGAGCCAGCTCGCGATGGCGCCGATGTTGTTCAGCCACTTGCCCACCTGGAGCCCGACGATGTTCAGCACCGTCGCGAGGGTGAGCCCGCCGAGCGCCACGGCGATGAAGTACGAGGGGCTCTCCTGCAGGTGCTGGAACCGGGCGCCGAAGAGGTAGAGCGCCGAGCTGGCCGTGAAGTAGAGCAGGCCCGGGAGATAGGTGAGGTTGGCACCCCAGTAGGTCCATCCCGTCATGAACCCCGTGAATTCGCCGAACGCCTGCTTGGTCCAGACGTAGATGCCGCCTTCGTCCGGATACCGCGACGAGAGTTCAAGGACCGTGAACGCCAGCGGGATGAACAGGGCCACGGCGGCGATGATCCACACCACCAGGGCGCTCGGGCCCGCCGCCGCAGCCACGGCCACCCACCGCATACCCACCACGGCCACTACATAGAAGAGCACCAGGTCGCGCAGGCGCAGGACGCGACGCAGTCCGGAAGGCTCGGACATCAGTGCTCCACGGGGATATGGTTGGGGGGACGGAGCGGACTCCGCAACCTAGTGCTTCCCCGGCAGCCCCGCCAGCACCACCACGGATGTTTGCCGAAGTCTTGTCACCGCAGTAGGTTACAACGTTGACTCGACCGCCGAACACGTCGCACTCCAGTGAAGGGAATGCATGTCCGCCGCGCGAACGACCCGAGGTCGCGACCTCAGGGCCCCGCAGCCCCCGGCCTCCCCGACCTATCGCGAGGTCGTCGATCCGGGTGATCGGGCGCTCCCCAAGGTGCACGCCCTCATCCGCCAGACCTTTCCGCCATACGAACTGGTTGGGCGGAGCGAGTGGCGCGCGTCGTTGCGGGAGCGGGCGGCGGGGCTCTGGTCCGACAGCCGCTGGCACCTCGTGATTGCGGAACACAGGGGCGCCGTCATCGGGGTGGCGAGCGGGACCTATCTCGGCAATGTCAACGTCGGTGTGGTCGGATACCTTGCGGTGTCACCGGCGGCTCGCGGATTCGGCGTGGGACCGAAGCTGCGCGGGAAGCTGCGTTCCATCTTTCGGGAGGACGCCAAGGAAATCACCGGTGAAACGCTTGATGCCGTGATCGGGGAGGTCCGCCGCGACAACCCCTGGCTTCGTCGACTCGTCCGCAGCGATACCGTGCTCGCCCTCGATTTCACCTACTTCCAGCCCCGACTCCGGCCGAGTGACCGGCCCGTTCCCCTCGTGCTCTATTACGAAGGGATCGCGGAGGTGCGCCAGCGCCTGCCTGCCGCCCGGGTCCGCACGATCCTGTACAGCGTCTGGCGGAGGATCTATCGCGTGCCGCGGCCGATGGCGCACGGCGCGTTTCGACGCATGCTTCACGACCTTGATGGCCGCACGTCCATTGGCGAGATCAAGCTCAGCGACCTTCCGCCCCCCGTGAAGTCCCCCAACCATTGATCGCGCCCCGCCCATTCGCCCGGGTTCCCGCCGGAGGCTCTCATGCGTGACCAATTTGTCCTGATCCTCGATTCACTGCAGAATTCCTGGTACCAGGTGGCGGCGTTCACGCCCCGGCTGCTGGTCGCCCTCCTGCTCATGATCGTGGGCTGGCTGCTCGCCCGCGGGGCGGAGTGGGTCACCATCCGGGTGCTCAGGAAGGTCCGTGTCGAGGAGGCGGCGGAGCACACGGGGCTCGACGATTTCCTGTTGCGCGGTGGTGTACGCTTCACGGTGGTGACCCTGATCGGTCGGACCATCTACTGGGGCATCCTGCTGATGTTCTCGCTGGCGATGTTCAACCTCCTGGGCCTCACGATGGGTGACGACCTGATGGCGCGCCTGGTGGGCTATGTGCCCAACGTCGTCGCCGGGATGATCGTACTGGTCTTCGGATCGTTGGGAGCCCGGTTCGTCCGGGGGCTGGTCGAGGCCTATCTCAACAACGTCGGCGTCAAGGAGGCGAGCAGTCTCGGCGTTCTCGTCTATGGGGCGTTGCTCGGCTTCGTCTGCATCCTGGCGCTCGAACAACTGGGTATCGACGTCAGCCTGCTCGCCTCGGCCTTCCAGCTCGCGTTCGGCGGCCTCTGCCTCGGGCTTGCCCTCGCGTTCGGGCTCGGTGGCCGGGCCTGGGCGGAATCCATTCTCGACAGGACCAGGAACAACAAACGATGATCATCGACTGTCACGTTCACCTCAACAACTATGAGGTGCACGATACCCCGACCCTGGACGCCTGCCTCGACAAGCTCGAACTCGAGATGCGGCGCAACCGCATCGACCAGGCCCTGGTGCTCACCTCGTATACCGTGACCCCGGGGCGCCCCGCCACGCGCACCGTGGTCGAGGCCGTCCGCGACAAGCCGTACCTGACGGTCATTGCGGGGCTCGACTACACGAAATTCCAGCCCGACGACCTGGCGGAAATCGGCGAGTACGTGAAGTCCGGCAAGGTGCGGGGGCTCAAACTCTACCCTGGCTACCAGCCGTTCTACCCGCTCGACCCCAAGTGGACGCCGGCTTACGAATTTGCGGCGGAGCACAAGATCCCGGTGATGATCCACAGCGGCGACACCTACTCGCCGAAGGGAAAGCTCAAGTACTCCCACCCGCTCAACGTGGACGAAGTGGCGGTGGAGTTTCCCGCCGTCAATTTCCTCATCTGCCACCTCGGCAACCCGTGGATCCGGGACTGCATGGAAGTGGTGTACAAGAACGCGAACGTGTACACTGACATGTCGGGGCTGACCCTGGGAGAGTTCGAGGACCGGTTCGAGGTGTTCCTGCGGAAGCAGGTCTCGGAAATGCTCAGCTACGGGGTGGAGCCGGATGCGCTGCTCTACGGGACGGACTGGCCGATTTCATCGATGGGCTCCTACCTCGACTTCATGAAGGAACTCGCCATCCCGCAGAAGGAGCGTCGGTTGGTGATGGCCGACAATGCGATCGAGCTCTACGGGCTCGATCCGGACAACAGCCTGCTGAAGACGGGGCGGCGGTAGGCAGCGGCCTCCGCCTCGGGGCCGCCACGCCGGTCTGCCGGTACGCAGGTCTGAATTGTTCCGCCACAGGGAGCACGTTCACCTCGGCAGAGGAGGTCTTGTGTTCCGTCCCCAACATTGGATCCTCGTACTCGTCCTGGTCGCCGGCCTGTCCAGCCCCGCCGCCGCCGACCCGCTCACCGACCTGGCCCGTGCCTACGTGGCCGGCCGGACGTCGGGGGTGACTCCCGCCGCTGCCACGGCCCTGCCCAGTTACGCCCGGCAAACAGGTCTGGCCTGCAGCGCCTGCCACTACCAGTTCCTGGCGCTGACCCCGTTCGGCCGACAGTTCAAGCTGAATGGCTACGTGATGACCACGCGCCCGCTCATCCACGAGGGCGACAGTGCCAACGGCGGCAAGCTCGACCTCAGCCCCACCTCGCTCTTGTCGGCCATGCTCACCGCAGGCGTGACTCACCTCAATGAGCCGCTGCCTGACACACAGAACGACGCCGTCGCCATGCCGCAGGAGCTGGGCCTCTTCCTCGCCGGACAGGTCTCCTCCAAGGTCGGGCTCTTTTCCCAGATCACGTATGCGGGCGCGGACGGCTCGATCGGTCTCGATAACGTGGACGTGCGCTACGCCAACCACACCAACGGCGGTATGCCGATCGTGTACGGCGTCACCCTGAACAACAACCCCACCGTACAGGATCTCTGGAACACGACGCCGGCGTGGGGCTATCCATTCATCAGCTCCGATGCCGCTCCCGGAGCCGCGGCCGC harbors:
- a CDS encoding amidohydrolase family protein, giving the protein MIIDCHVHLNNYEVHDTPTLDACLDKLELEMRRNRIDQALVLTSYTVTPGRPATRTVVEAVRDKPYLTVIAGLDYTKFQPDDLAEIGEYVKSGKVRGLKLYPGYQPFYPLDPKWTPAYEFAAEHKIPVMIHSGDTYSPKGKLKYSHPLNVDEVAVEFPAVNFLICHLGNPWIRDCMEVVYKNANVYTDMSGLTLGEFEDRFEVFLRKQVSEMLSYGVEPDALLYGTDWPISSMGSYLDFMKELAIPQKERRLVMADNAIELYGLDPDNSLLKTGRR
- a CDS encoding GNAT family N-acetyltransferase codes for the protein MSAARTTRGRDLRAPQPPASPTYREVVDPGDRALPKVHALIRQTFPPYELVGRSEWRASLRERAAGLWSDSRWHLVIAEHRGAVIGVASGTYLGNVNVGVVGYLAVSPAARGFGVGPKLRGKLRSIFREDAKEITGETLDAVIGEVRRDNPWLRRLVRSDTVLALDFTYFQPRLRPSDRPVPLVLYYEGIAEVRQRLPAARVRTILYSVWRRIYRVPRPMAHGAFRRMLHDLDGRTSIGEIKLSDLPPPVKSPNH
- a CDS encoding APC family permease; translated protein: MSEPSGLRRVLRLRDLVLFYVVAVVGMRWVAVAAAAGPSALVVWIIAAVALFIPLAFTVLELSSRYPDEGGIYVWTKQAFGEFTGFMTGWTYWGANLTYLPGLLYFTASSALYLFGARFQHLQESPSYFIAVALGGLTLATVLNIVGLQVGKWLNNIGAIASWLALTILIVMGLIVGLKYGSATPITPASLLPGTGLKDLIFWATIAFGLSGLEAGSFMGEEIENPRRTIPRAIAIAGVVIAALYILGTLAILVAVPRAEVTGLSGIMDAITATGARLGVTGLAPLAAFLIVVSTLGGVSAWLAAPARLPFVAGIDNYLPRAFGKVHPRFGTPYVALLLQAGVALICAILGQAGETPKKAYEILVSLGIVAFFLPYLTMFAAMIRLQQEPAGPDVMRVPGGKPVAILCGVMGLATSLISIVLAAIPPEGEAHPGRYVGKVVGLSLLLVVAGAGTYAVGSAKKARAELR
- a CDS encoding ABC transporter ATP-binding protein translates to MLTLTHVTKRFSGGVTAVNDVSLELKAGVVGLLGPNGAGKTTLMQMVATITRPTDGQISFQGVDILKQPETLRRQLGYLPQDFGVYDNLTAFEFLSYFAGLKGVHSRSRVDELLETVNLHSVAHRPAATFSGGMRQRLGIAQALLNDPALLIVDEPTAGLDPEERVRFRHLLTDLGQGKLVLLSTHIVSDVESLADTIAVMREGRLVTCAAPETLLQSARGRVWEAVVPSAEYEQVKGRLKVTRAVRQTDGVHARVVADAQPFSTARTVEPDLEDAFVHLMQAGA